In Anaerolineae bacterium, the genomic window TGACCGGCATGTTAAAAGCCACGGTGGGCAAGCCCAGGGCCATGTAATTAAGCATTTTGCCGCTGCCCTCGGTAGCCGAGATTTTGGGCGCCACGGCCACATCGCCCAAAACCAGGTGACGGCAGGCTTCCTGGTAGGGAATTTTGCCGGTAAAGGTAACGTGGGCAGATACTCCCAATTCTTTGGCCATGGCCTGGTAGCGCCCCACGCCCGGATAGCCCATCAGCAGCAGGTGAAAATCATGGCGCGTTTCCTTTAGCCACACCAGGGCCTGGAGGAGTTTATCAATGCCCTGGTAGGGGGTTAGCACGCCCAGGTAAACAATGAGTTTTTTCTTATCGGGAACGGCCAAAACATGTTTGAGCTGCTGCTTTTCTTCTGCCAAAAATCTGTCAGGGCAAAACGTGTCAGTATCCACGCAATCCGGCGTAGAAATAACTTTATCGGCGGGGGCGTGAAATTGTTCAATCAATACTTTGGCCGCGTGGGCCGAACTGGTCAAAATAACGTCGGCGGCGTGGTCAATGCGGGTTTCCAGCCAACGCATGGGGTTATACCAGATACTTTTGGCCGATAAAAAATTGTGGTCAATCATCTCGGCCGTAAGACTACCCTGGAAATCAAAAACCAGCGGTGCGCCGGTCAGCCTGCTTAAAACCCAGCCAATCAAGCCCCCTTCGTGTAGATGAGCGTGGATAATATCGGGCTTGTAGCGCAGCACGTACCACAGCGCCATCACCGCCAACAAAACATCCAGGTAGATTTTGTGACGCGAGGAACCA contains:
- a CDS encoding glycosyltransferase family 4 protein, encoding MPKQNFPAKSLNILMLSPTMFFADYGAHVRILEETRILQKLGHRVTILAYPNGRDIEGIKVRRCWGVPFNYRVIVGSSRHKIYLDVLLAVMALWYVLRYKPDIIHAHLHEGGLIGWVLSRLTGAPLVFDFQGSLTAEMIDHNFLSAKSIWYNPMRWLETRIDHAADVILTSSAHAAKVLIEQFHAPADKVISTPDCVDTDTFCPDRFLAEEKQQLKHVLAVPDKKKLIVYLGVLTPYQGIDKLLQALVWLKETRHDFHLLLMGYPGVGRYQAMAKELGVSAHVTFTGKIPYQEACRHLVLGDVAVAPKISATEGSGKMLNYMALGLPTVAFNMPVSREFLGDGGIYAAEISSQALAMALNRALNLSATERAGLSRYFRQRVAHHFSWQRNGEQIEAVYQALLAGDPLPVAAGRPLPPRLSENL